The proteins below are encoded in one region of Hordeum vulgare subsp. vulgare chromosome 3H, MorexV3_pseudomolecules_assembly, whole genome shotgun sequence:
- the LOC123439107 gene encoding pectinesterase inhibitor-like: protein MARAGTSVAILLIVLAGVSSGLPAAYANTNMAARMCVKTRNPTLCMVVLKVNPKSAYASTEQEVGSVALQIASDTAEYNVGVIVNLNKGNLGTPEGGALAQCLWAYQDADNNLKHNARIGFDRGDYVGTMALVSAAEVVGDLCENAFKTMGKISPLSMIDRQMVERCGVAYELITLLNHE from the coding sequence ATGGCAAGAGCAGGAACATCCGTAGCTATTCTTCTTATTGTGCTCGCAGGGgtgtcctccggcctccctgccgcCTACGCCAACACCAACATGGCCGCCCGGATGTGCGTCAAGACCAGGAACCCCACGCTGTGCATGGTGGTTCTGAAGGTGAACCCAAAGAGCGCCTACGCTTCCACGGAGCAAGAAGTCGGCAGCGTCGCGCTGCAGATCGCGAGCGACACCGCTGAGTACAACGTCGGGGTCATCGTCAACCTGAACAAGGGCAACCTAGGCACACCCGAGGGAGGCGCGCTGGCGCAGTGCCTCTGGGCCTATCAGGATGCCGACAACAACCTCAAGCACAACGCCCGCATCGGTTTCGACCGCGGGGACTACGTCGGTACGATGGCTCTCGTGTCGGCCGCCGAGGTCGTCGGGGATTTGTGCGAGAATGCGTTCAAGACGATGGGCAAGATTTCCCCTTTGTCAATGATAGATCGCCAGATGGTTGAGCGATGTGGCGTCGCTTACGAACTCATTACCCTGCTTAACCACGAGTGA